One genomic window of Leptospira paudalimensis includes the following:
- a CDS encoding cytochrome c3 family protein yields MNIKILKISVPIVAIAALAYLIFSPSRYVGYSPDQPIPFNHKIHAGDNKIDCKYCHTGVENSAHATVPPSSTCMNCHGAGNVAGNQEHVKWLKAQYDSNTPVSWVKVHDQPDFVYFNHSRHVQRGVDCSTCHGNMAEMVKVRQSKSLNMGFCVDCHRENNAPNDCSTCHR; encoded by the coding sequence ATGAATATAAAAATACTCAAGATCTCTGTGCCTATCGTTGCGATAGCTGCGTTAGCATATTTGATTTTTTCACCTAGCCGTTATGTGGGCTATTCACCCGACCAGCCCATCCCCTTCAACCACAAGATACATGCAGGCGATAACAAAATCGATTGTAAGTATTGCCATACAGGCGTTGAAAACTCGGCCCATGCCACAGTTCCACCAAGTTCCACTTGTATGAACTGCCATGGAGCAGGTAACGTAGCGGGCAACCAAGAACATGTTAAGTGGCTCAAAGCACAATACGATAGTAACACTCCAGTTTCCTGGGTGAAGGTCCATGACCAACCAGACTTCGTATACTTCAACCACTCAAGACACGTGCAACGCGGCGTTGATTGTTCCACATGTCATGGCAACATGGCAGAGATGGTAAAGGTTAGACAGTCCAAGTCCCTCAATATGGGATTTTGTGTCGATTGCCATAGAGAGAACAATGCTCCTAACGATTGTTCTACGTGCCACAGATAA